CGGAACAACAGAGTGCCCTCGTCTTTGCGTATACAGAAGCAACAGCCACATTTACGCTCAGATCATCGATGATACAAAGGGAGTTACACTTGTTAGTGCTTCTACACTCGACAAGGAAATCAAGGGCTCCGTATCCGTTGGCAGCAACATCGAGGCAGCTAAAGCAGTTGGCAAGCTTGTCGGTGAGCGCGCTATTGCCAAGGATATCAAGGACGTAGTATTTGACCGTGGCGGATATCTCTATCACGGAAGAGTACAGGCTTTGGCAGAGGCGGCAAGAGAAGCCGGTCTCTCATTCTAATCGGGAGGAGCAAATTAGATGGCTTTAGAGTCTAAGAACATTTCAAGAGAAGAAAAGAAGGATAAAGAGTTCGAAGAGCGCGTTATCCACATCGGCCGTGTTTCCAAGACTGTTAAGGGCGGTAAGAACATGAGATTTGCTGCTCTCGTAGTTATCGGTGACAGAAAGGGTCGTGTAGGTAAGGGCATCGGTAAGTCCACCGAAGTTCCGGACGCTATCAGAAAGGGTATCGAAGAAGCAAAGAAGAACATCGTTGATGTTTCTATCGTTAACGGTACTATCCCTCACGAGACAATCGGTGAATTCGCTGCAGCTCACATCGTTATGAAGCCTGCTGCAAACGGTACCGGTGTTATCGCCGGCGGTCCTGTTCGTTCAGTATGCGAACTCGCTGGTATCACAGATATCCGTACAAAGTCTATCGGATCCAACAATCCTAATAACATGGTCAACGCTACTATCGAGGGCCTTAAGTCCTTGAAGTCCGTAGAAGAAGTTGCAAGACTTCGCGGTAAGTCCGTTGACGAGATTAAGTAAGGAGGCCCGCTCAAATGGCTAACATTAAGATTACGCTTGTCAAGAGCATTAATAAGGCAAGAGAGTCCGAGAAGGCTACAGTAAGAGCTTTGGGCTTAAAGAAGATCGGTCAGACTGTTGAGAAGGCTGACAATGAGGCTACACGCGGCATGATCAAAAAGGCTGTTAACTACGTAGCCGTAGAAGAGAATTAATGGAGGTGCCACATGAAGCTCAATGAAATGACTTCCGCAGGCAACGTAAAAGCATATCGTAAGGGAAGAGGTCCCGGATCCGGTAATGGTAAGACAGCAGGCCGTGGCCACAAGGGCCAGAACGCTCGTTCAGGCGGCGGTGTACGTCCCGGTTTCGAAGGTGGCCAGATGCCCCTTTACAGACGTCTCCCTAAGAGAGGCTTCAACAACAAGAGATTTGCTCCTGCTTACATTGAAGTAAACATCGGAGATCTTGAGGTTTTCGATAACGGAACAGCAGTAGATGCTAAGGCTCTTTCTGAAAAGGGCATCATCACTCTTCCTAAGAACAACGACGGCATCAAGATTCTCGGCAACGGTGAGCTCACAAAGAAGCTCGATGTAACAGCTGCTAAGTTCACAGCTTCAGCAAAAGAGAAGATTGAAAAGGCCGGAGGCACGGCTACGGAGGGCTAATATTCATGAACGGTATTTTCGATACTGCAGTAAATGCTTTTCGTGTAGAGTCTATACGTAAAAGACTGCTCTATACCTTCATGATCCTGGGTATCTTTATGCTCGGCGGCCTCGTACCTGTACCGGGACTCGACGGTGAGAAGTTCACTCAAGTTATCCGTCAGTGGGGCCAGCTCGGTAGCATCATGGATCTCATCTCAGGTGGTGGTCTATTACATGCATCAATCTTGTCACTTGGTGTATCACCTTACATCAACGCATCGATCATCATCCAGCTTTTGACTGTCGTTATCCCTCCTTTGGAAGAACTTTCCAAAGAAGGTGAAGCTGGCAGAAAGAAGATGGATAAGATCACTCGTATATCGGCAATCGTCCTGGCATTCGTCCAGTCCTGCCTGTTCTGCTATTCAACACGTTCTGCATTGAATGCCGCTCTTCCTACATGGCTCAACGCAGCACTTGTTATCCTGGCATTCACAGCAGGCGCCGCTATCGTTGTCTTCTTAGGTGAGAAGATCAACGATAAGGGTATCGGCAACGGTGTATCTTTAATCATCTTTGCAGGTATCGTTACACGTCTTCCCGAAATGGCTAAGACACTTTACGAGAAGTGTGTTGATATCAGTGACTCAATTGAAAATGCGGCTCTTGGTATTATTGTCGGAATTCTTGTATTCATCGCGGTAACAGCTATCTCGATTCTCATCATCGTATTCGTTCTTTATGTTCAGAATGCTGAGAGAAGAATTCCTGTACAGTACTCAAAGAAGGTTATCGGCAGACAGACTCGTGGTGGTAACAGAGACTATATCCCGCTCAAGGTTAATATGTCCGGTGTTATGCCTGTTATCTTTACAATGTCTCTTTTGGCTATTCCTTCCATTATCGTAAACATGTTCTTAAGCAACAGCGATAATGCAGCAGTCACATGGATCAAGGAATCATTCACAGGAAGCGCTTACTACTACATAATCTACTTCCTTCTCGTAATCGGATTTACATTCTTCTACACACAGATCAATTTCCATCCTGTAGAGATTGCAAACAACATTACAAAGAACGGCGGTATGATCAACGGTATCAGATCTGGTAAGCCTACGACTGATTTCATCAAGTCAACTGCTTTCAGACTTAACTGGGTTGAAGCATTCTTCCTTGTTCTTGTCTGCATCGTTCCTACGATCATCGGTATCCTTACAGGATTCCAGAACGTCTGGTTCGCAGGTACATCCGTATTGATCCTTACAGGTGTTGCCAACGACCTGATCGTTCAGGTTGAAGGTGAACTCGAGATCAGAAGCCCTAAGGGATTCCTCGAAGATCTCACTATCAAGACCGGCAGAAGATAATAAAACTGCTTTAAAAGTATCTTTCAAGAGGCTGTCTCAAATGAGACGGCCTCTTTTTTATATTCAATACGCTTTTGCTGGATTATAATAAGCGCTATGGGAAACTTACTTGATTATCTGGCATGGAGAGGCGATCTGCCTTTCTCAAGAGATCCTTTCAACAGCATCGACGCATGTTTACTGTCGTCGCTGTCTTATATTGACTTCACCGATATCGTTCCCGGAAAAGGAAAGGGAAAGGTAACGATGAGGGAAGCTTCCAAGCAGTTCTTTAAGCTTCATTCAGCAGAAGAGCTCTCCAATGACAAGTCATTTATCAACTTCTGTCCTTCAATCTTAAAGGCTCTCGCCGAGAGCAACAGGTTCAGGGGAGCCATGCTCTCGAACTTCGTTGATGATACGGATATCGGCAGGGAGATCCAGTTTGGCGCGCTTGAAATAGAGACATCAGACGGCGTGGCTTTCATATCTTTCAGAGGAACCGATGACAGGATAATCGGCTGGAAGGAAGACTTTAACTTAAGTTACATGACGGTTCCTGCTGAGACAGAAGCCGTGCTCTATATGCAGGAAGTAATGGGTGGAAGGACACAGGAGATCCGCATGGGAGGCCATTCCAAAGGCGGACATCTGGCAATCTACGCAGCAACCCAGACTCTGCCTGAGATCGCACAGCGGATAAAGAATATCTACAGTTTTGACGGTCCGGGATTCGGCTTTAATAAGGAGATCCTTGAAACGCCCCAGTTTACGTTCATAGAGCAGAAGATCGAAAAGTTCATTCCCCAGACTTCCATTGTTGGAAGACTTTTGACGAGTTCCGTAAGACCTATGGTCATCAGGAGCAATGAACACGGAATAATGCAGCATAATCCGCTTTCCTGGGAGGTTGAAGGCAAGGAGTTCTATGAGCTCGCATCAACTGATAAGGTAAGCGATACATTTGAAGAGACCCTCTCATCCTGGCTCGATGAGATGAGCTTTTTACAGAGAAAAGTGTTTGTGGATGACCTTTTCTCGGTGTTTGAAGCATCAGGAGCTGATACGATGAGCTCAATGACTAAGGTAGGCATAAAGGGAACCAGAGCCATGATCACGCGTATGAAAGAGATAAACGATTCAAGCGGCAGGGTCAGGACATTAGTTAAGCTCTTCTTTGTAAACCTTGATGTAGTCAAGGAAGGCAAAGAGGCGCTGGCCGACAAAAAAGATGCTTTAGTCGACAAGATCAAAAAGACCGGAAAGAAATAATCAATGCTTTACATAATGAGACACGGGAAGACCGACTGGAATCTGCTCCATAAACTCCAGGGCAGGACGGATATCCCGCTTAATGACATGGGAATAAAGATGGCCAAAGAGGCCTGTGAACGCTATAAAGACGTTCACTTTGACGTATGCTTCTGTTCGCCCCTTACAAGGGCAAGACAGACCGCAGAACTGGTCTTAGAGGGCAGGAATGTGCCGGTCATAATAGATGACAGACTCGCCGAGATGGGATTCGGTATCTATGAAGGCGTAGAGGAAGTATTCGAAAAACACGATTGTCCTGTAAGAGTCTTATTCTTCAATCCCGAAGAATATGAGGCTGTAAATGGTGCTGAGAGCCTGGAAGACCTTTTAAAGAGGACCAATGAG
The window above is part of the Ruminococcaceae bacterium R-25 genome. Proteins encoded here:
- a CDS encoding LSU ribosomal protein L18P, with protein sequence MIGRIDKNEIRKRKHVRVRKKISGTTECPRLCVYRSNSHIYAQIIDDTKGVTLVSASTLDKEIKGSVSVGSNIEAAKAVGKLVGERAIAKDIKDVVFDRGGYLYHGRVQALAEAAREAGLSF
- a CDS encoding small subunit ribosomal protein S5, whose product is MALESKNISREEKKDKEFEERVIHIGRVSKTVKGGKNMRFAALVVIGDRKGRVGKGIGKSTEVPDAIRKGIEEAKKNIVDVSIVNGTIPHETIGEFAAAHIVMKPAANGTGVIAGGPVRSVCELAGITDIRTKSIGSNNPNNMVNATIEGLKSLKSVEEVARLRGKSVDEIK
- a CDS encoding LSU ribosomal protein L30P, with the translated sequence MANIKITLVKSINKARESEKATVRALGLKKIGQTVEKADNEATRGMIKKAVNYVAVEEN
- a CDS encoding LSU ribosomal protein L15P, with product MKLNEMTSAGNVKAYRKGRGPGSGNGKTAGRGHKGQNARSGGGVRPGFEGGQMPLYRRLPKRGFNNKRFAPAYIEVNIGDLEVFDNGTAVDAKALSEKGIITLPKNNDGIKILGNGELTKKLDVTAAKFTASAKEKIEKAGGTATEG
- a CDS encoding protein translocase subunit secY/sec61 alpha; translated protein: MNGIFDTAVNAFRVESIRKRLLYTFMILGIFMLGGLVPVPGLDGEKFTQVIRQWGQLGSIMDLISGGGLLHASILSLGVSPYINASIIIQLLTVVIPPLEELSKEGEAGRKKMDKITRISAIVLAFVQSCLFCYSTRSALNAALPTWLNAALVILAFTAGAAIVVFLGEKINDKGIGNGVSLIIFAGIVTRLPEMAKTLYEKCVDISDSIENAALGIIVGILVFIAVTAISILIIVFVLYVQNAERRIPVQYSKKVIGRQTRGGNRDYIPLKVNMSGVMPVIFTMSLLAIPSIIVNMFLSNSDNAAVTWIKESFTGSAYYYIIYFLLVIGFTFFYTQINFHPVEIANNITKNGGMINGIRSGKPTTDFIKSTAFRLNWVEAFFLVLVCIVPTIIGILTGFQNVWFAGTSVLILTGVANDLIVQVEGELEIRSPKGFLEDLTIKTGRR
- a CDS encoding putative phosphoglycerate mutase, which translates into the protein MLYIMRHGKTDWNLLHKLQGRTDIPLNDMGIKMAKEACERYKDVHFDVCFCSPLTRARQTAELVLEGRNVPVIIDDRLAEMGFGIYEGVEEVFEKHDCPVRVLFFNPEEYEAVNGAESLEDLLKRTNEFLEEVAYPLVKEGKDILILGHGAMNSAIIGNVKHKPLKEFWAEGIENCKLIKLL